One window of the Anopheles cruzii chromosome 2, idAnoCruzAS_RS32_06, whole genome shotgun sequence genome contains the following:
- the LOC128278659 gene encoding uncharacterized protein LOC128278659 → MNVETKCGFCGVESKLKCAGCQQVYYCSPEHQKKHWRAKHKQECAKPFELATNEEFGRHLSVTRPIQKDTVLFTENPLVIGPKWNLDEYEQRSVEVPCVGCFADCRMGQFQCAQCHWPACKPDCPG, encoded by the exons atGAACGTGGAGACAAAGTGCGGCTTTTGTGGAGTTGAGTCGAAGCTGAAGTGTGCCGGTTGCCAGCAGGTCTACTATTGCAGTCCGGAGCATCAAAAGAAACACTGGCGGGCGAAGCACAAACAGGAATGCGCCAAACCGTTCGAG CTGGCTACGAATGAAGAGTTTGGTCGCCATCTCTCGGTAACCAGGCCAATCCAGAAGGATACGGTTCTGTTTACCGAGAACCCGCTGGTGATTGGGCCCAAGTGGAACCTGGACGAGTACGAGCAACGGTCGGTGGAAGTGCCGTGTGTCGGCTGTTTTGCCGACTGTCGCATGGGACAGTTTCAATGCGCACAGTGCCACTGGCCGGCCTGCAAACCCGACTGCCCCGGATGA
- the LOC128278661 gene encoding protein lin-54 homolog, with amino-acid sequence MEADELVEYAVEEEQEEEQDVVEPIAQEELEEEEEEMEQEIEDVDEGALSEEPAEEVYYVDEEHVEDNDETKSTAVVERIKPAVVVPKLPTVLSTSCAKVPPTSKIITQVPARQSVARLNSVVVMPQSSRPMQASATMKLLNNTKKAPLSTAAETTSYRLVNADGKVIMKQNVFIQPPGPAVLKRAIPLPSGQQQPATKVMIDSKARIVQIQPKSVPSTSGASVLTKTVTLTKTAPPFAGSKTITVKTLPAGSVKMLAHPVTTAASPTTLRVAKAALPGPGTGASLIAPRIIKTGTGAGGEPTKIILNAGLNNTAAGVLTKKPVPADGQLHAVNVPVVKGLQYVRVVNPIQAGSKFVMHPSNKTGTFTPVGSQPRLTGVPVAAASSSGTTGPSKIILQNNKAYVVRNGAVQVASTPTATGSMLPVLPVPRKLVISGNKLQTPENVGTGIGTRIVVRKEDFKPAQSNQIRRTVVATPKPTPPNNGGGSAVKVTDEGEQKKQFKEEAEVAAKPTASPKTEPKDVAKDDKFAEEADVRGSDSFSGELYKKRSCNCTKSQCLKLYCDCFANGELCFSCNCKDCHNMQDFEGDRQKAIRITLERNPNAFKPKIGSIGTRDAGKRLHTKGCNCKRSGCLKNYCECYEAKIACSSNCKCAGCRNTAQFVNEFQYCRGSPPQLSRFEARLAYSGASNNSSHLGNLKNDVDDMTKRLSDTSFPMDIDWSKVQPSKQPHNFMTPDVIEATLQCMIARNDECQRRGSSIRTTERLVLQEFNRCLVEIMDFASAIDVDDTAAGSLATET; translated from the exons ATGGAAGCGGATGAGCTAGTAGAGTATGCAGTGGAGGAGGAACAGGAAGAGGAACAAGATGTAGTGGAGCCGATTGCCCAGGAAGAGttggaggaggaggaagaggagatGGAGCAGGAGATTGAGGACGTGGACGAAGGGGCTCTTTCTGAAGAACCCGCCGAAGAG GTTTACTACGTGGATGAGGAACACGTAGAGGACAACGATGAGACGAAGAGCACGGCGGTGGTTGAACGAATCAAGCCGGCAGTCGTGGTCCCAAAACTACCGACAGTGTTATCAACTTCGTGTGCTAAGGTGCCGCCGACCAGTAAAATCATCACCCAAGTGCCGGCACGACAATCCGTGGCACGGCTGAACAGTGTAGTCGTGATGCCGCAATCGTCCCGGCCAATGCAGGCCAGTGCAACGATGAAGCTGTtgaacaacacaaaaaaggcgccCCTTTCGACAGCGGCCGAGACCACGTCTTACCGTCTCGTGAATGCCGATGGTAAAGTAATTATGAAGCAAAACGTTTTTATTCAACCGCCGGGCCCCGCGGTTCTGAAACGGGCCATACCTCTCCCAAGCGGACAACAGCAGCCCGCGACGAAGGTTATGATTGATTCGAAGGCGCGCATCGTTCAGATTCAACCGAAAAGTGTTCCCTCCACGTCCGGTGCGTCTGTCTTGACCAAGACAGTGACCCTCACAAAAACGGCCCCACCGTTTGCGGGTTCGAAAACAATAACGGTGAAAACACTCCCAGCAGGCTCGGTAAAAATGCTCGCCCATCCAGTGACCACTGCGGCGTCACCGACCACTTTGCGTGTCGCCAAAGCGGCTCTCCCCGGTCCGGGAACGGGTGCATCGCTGATAGCTCCTCGAATTATCaagaccggcaccggcgctggTGGTGAACCGACCAAAATAATTCTGAATGCGGGCCTGAACaacactgctgctggtgtgttgACCAAAAAGCCGGTCCCTGCCGACGGTCAACTGCACGCCGTCAATGTGCCCGTTGTGAAAGGGTTGCAGTATGTGCGTGTAGTAAACCCGATCCAGGCTGGCTCCAAGTTTGTCATGCACCCTTCAAACAAGACCGGCACCTTCACCCCCGTTGGTTCCCAGCCTCGACTGACGGGCGTTCCCGTCGCAGCAGCGTCATCGTCCGGGACGACCGGCCCATCGAAGATAATCTTGCAAAACAATAAAGCCTATGTGGTACGCAATGGTGCTGTTCAGGTGGCCTCTACACCGACTGCCACGGGCAGCATGCTTCCGGTGCTTCCTGTGCCACGAAAGCTGGTCATAAGTGGCAATAAACTCCAGACGCCGGAAAACGTTGGCACAGGGATAGGAACACGAATCGTTGTACGGAAGGAAGATTTTAAACCTGCCCAGTCGAACCAGATTCGTCGCACGGTCGTAGCGACTCCTAAGCCGACACCACCCAACAACGGAGGCGGTTCGGCGGTGAAGGTCACCGACGAGGGTGAGCAGAAGAAGCAATTCAAAGAGGAGGCTGAAGTTGCTGCTAAACCAACAGCAAGTCCAAAAACCGAGCCGAAGGATGTTGCCAAAGACGACAAATTTGCGGAGGAGGCCGATGTCCGCGGATCAGACTCGTTTTCTGGAGAGTTGTACAAAAAGCGATCTTGCAATTGCACCAAGTCGCAGTGCCTGAAGCTGTACTGCGATTGCTTTGCGAATGGTGAGCTGTGCTTTTCCTGCAACTGTAAGGACTGTCACAACATGCAGGATTTCGAGGGCGATCGCCAGAAGGCCATTCGAATCACGCTAGAGCGCAATCCGAATGCGTTTAA ACCGAAAATTGGCTCCATTGGCACGCGGGATGCTGGCAAACGCTTACACACCAAGGGGTGCAACTGCAAACGATCAGGCTGTCTGAAGAATTACTGCGAGTGTTACGAGGCCAAAATTGCTTGCTCTAGTAATTGCAAGTGCGCCG GTTGCCGAAATACCGCCCAGTTCGTGAACGAATTTCAGTACTGTAGAGGTTCACCCCCTCAGCTGTCCCGGTTCGAAGCCCGTCTAGCCTACTCGGGAGCATCCAACAACAGTTCCCACTTGGGCAACCTGAAGAATGACGTGGACGATATGACGAAAAGGCTGAGCGATACATCGTTCCCCATGGACATCGATTGGTCGAAGGTGCAGCCCAGTAAGCAGCCGCACAATTTCATGACGCCGGACGTGATCGAGGCCACGCTACAGTGCATGATAGCCAGAAACGACGAATGCCAGCGGCGTGGAAGCAGCATTCGAACGACGGAGCGTCTGGTGCTGCAGGAGTTTAACCGCTGTTTGGTGGAAATCATGGACTTTGCGTCGGCAATCGACGTAGACGACACCGCCGCAGGTAGCTTAGCTACCGAGACGTAA